GACCCTGAAGTTGTTATAGAGTCTGGCACCATCCTTGCAAGATTCTTGCTACGGACACTATAACTATGATCAAAGGCATCTATAACTCCGGAGCGGCCATGCGCGCAGGAATTCTGCGCCAGGACGTGACCGCAAACAATCTTGCAAACACGTCAACTACCGGTTTCAAGCAGCAGAGATTCGCTCTTGAACAGGAGGTTGACGGACGCAATGTTGGTGAAACAAGGAACCTGCTGCAAGCGGTAAAAGCGGCTGGCTACGTGAATTTCTCTCCCGGACCGCTTGAAGCAACTGAGTCACCGCTTGATTTCGCTCTGCAAGGACCAGGATTTTTCGCTCTTGCCGATGACAACGGTGTGCAGTTCACAAGAAATGGACGATTTGACCGCAATTCCGAGGGGCTGCTGGTTGATGCCGACGGACGGCGCGTTCAAGGAAGCGGTGGAGACATCACGATACCTCCAGGCGTAATCACGCTGTCTGATGACGGTACGATATCCGTAGACGGAGCTGCGATCGACAAACTCAGAATAGTTGAATTCCAGAATCCCCAAGCGCTGACGAAATCAGGCAATAACCTCTTTCGCGATGAACTTGCCGAGGCAGGTGAAATTGAAGTCGCGCGAACAAGTGTAATGCAAGGGTTTTTGGAACAATCCAATGTTGACGCAGTGCGGGAAATGGTAGAAATGATTGCAAACTCGAGGCACTACGAAGCAAGTTCCAGATTGATGACCGTTCAGGACCAAACATTGAATCATGTCGTTAACGACATTGGAAGGGTCTAAGGAAAGCAAAAGATGATTAAGGCACTCTATACTTCCGCATCCGGAATGCATGCGCAGCAGAAGAACCTGGACAATACGGCAAGCAATATCTCGAATGCCAATACCACTGCCTACAAGCGCAGCCGGATCGAGTTTCAAGACTTGATCTACGAGAACGTTCGCATCCCAGCTCCAACTGACCAGGGTACGTCGCTTCCGGTTCCCCTGCAAATCGGCGGCGGAACACGCGTCGTTGCGAGCGTAAAGAACTTCGAAATGGGCTCCCCACAGGAAACCGGAAATCCTCTCGACCTGATGATTCGCGGCGATGGTTTCTTTCAAGTGCTGCTCCCCAACGGAACACTGGGTTTCACACGCGATGGCGCATGGAAGATGACTTCGGAAGGGCAGGTCGTAAACGCTCAAGGTCTGCCTATGGAGCCGCCCATCAACATTCCATCGGACGCGACTTCCATTCTCGTCTCGCCAGAGGGACGTGTTTCCGTAATGACTCAAGGCAACACGGAGCCGTCAGAAATCGGGCAAATTGAGTTGGCACGGTTCGTTAATCCTGCCGGACTGCTTAATGACGGAGGGAACATCTATACACAAACGGTCTCCTCGGGCGATCCACTCACTGCGACTCCCGGCACTGATGGCACCGGGACGCTTGAGCAAGGATACCTTGAGTCGTCGAATGTTAAGATAGTTAACGAGATGATAAATCTGATTACCGCGCAACGAGGGTACGAGCTGAATTCGCGGGCAATCCGAACCGCTGATGATATGATCAGCATCGCCACGCAATTGAAACGATAATGCGGATCCGCGTGTTTATTAGCATCTGTCTTATGTCAATGAATGCTGCTGCACAAGATTTTGTCAAGCTGGAACAAATCATCGCGTCCACCTGGCTGCCGCACGATGTGACGTGCAAATGGGAGCCAATGTTTGGTGATCCTGCCGTACTGAACAGCTTGAAGAACATCGAGGTAATTGGGTCACTCGATGACTTCGCAAACGGTTTACTTTCGATAACTTTCAAAGGCACGGACAACCAAGGTCGTGAACAGCGAATCATTTTGAAAGGGCGGGCGAGAATTTTCGGTCAAGCGTATAGTGTTGCCGAACGTGTCAAAGCCAGTGGTGAAGTCAAGTCTGAGAATATTACGCAGGTTAACTGCGAGTGGAGCAATCTCCGCGCTGCAACGTTGCTCGACAGAAATGCAATAGCAGGAAAATTCGCGGTTCGACCGCTCGTTCCGGGACGTCCCATATTGGCAAATGATCTTCGGTCACGACCGCTCATCCGAAGCGGCGACTCCGTAACAGTTATCTGCGAGAGGGGAGGAGTCACGGTCAAGGTAGAAGGAACAGCGATGCGTGACGGAGGTGAAGGTGAGACCATACCTGTTCGCGTGCCTGAGTTAGAACAAAACCGACTTGAAGGAGTAGTGCAGAATGATGCAACGATACTTTGGATACCTTAGTTTGTTGTTAATGCCACTGCACTTGCTGGCAGGCAACGGTGGCAACAGAATTGCGCCGTCACTTTACAGTGACTACGTTGCACGAAATGTCGGTGACCAATTGACCGTCTTGATTATAGAGAACTCATTGGCTTCCGCGTCTGCAAGAACCAACACAAAAGGAGAGTATGACGCTGAGGTGTCGGCTGGAGGCACGGGAGCGCTGGATTTTATTCCTCTCCTAGCTGGTGACGGTTCTTCAAAGAGTGAACATAAAGGCACTGGAACTACTGCTCGTCAGGGGACTTTGAGAGCGAGCCTCGTCACACGTGTTGTCGAGGTCCTGCCAAACGGCGATCTCAGAATCGAGGGAGAGAAGTCCGTAGTTATTAACGGTGAACGTCAACTGACAATACTTTCCGGCACCGTCCGCCGTCAGGACATAACTCCTCAAAATACAATCACCTCCGACCTTATCGGAGACGCTGAAATTTCTTACAAAGGCAAAGGTGTTCTGGCAAACACGGAACGACCAGGAATAATCGCAAGAATCTTTGATTGGATCTTCTAATGCGTTGGCCGGTTATTTATCTCGTTCTATGCTCAACAATTGCGTTCGCCGGTGTTCGCATTGGTGACGTGACCAATTATCCCAATAGCACACCGGTTACGCTTACCGGATACGGTCTGATTATCGGGCTAGCCGGCACAGGTGACGGCAGTAAATCCACTTTTACTCCTCAGACCTTCGCCAGCATGCTAAAACAATTTGGGATTGAGGTTTCACCCGGAGAACTGAAGTTGAAAAACGTCGCAGCGGTGATGGTTACGTGCGAAATCCCTGCAGGCTCAAGACGCGGTGCGCGACTTGACGCACTTGTTTCATCGCTCGGCGACGCGACAAGCCTACAGGGTGGTACTTTGCTGCGGACAGTATTGAACGATCCATGGGGTGAACCGGTTGCAGAGGTGCAGGGTCCTGTATCAATCGGCGGCTTTAACTTTGAAACCGGTGGCAATCGAGTCTCAAGAAACCACGCTGTTGCAGGTAGAATACCCAACGGGGCAGTTTTATTTGGTGATGGCCCTCAACTTCCGGCGCCTGCCGACAGCTTCATTCTCGTTCTTGAACAACCTGATCTTAGGACGGCAGTGGATGTCACTCGGGCAATCAACGCCGCATACAGCAGCACTGCACGAACGGAGGATCCGGCGACGATAGTCGTGAGCGTTCCAAGTGAATACACAAACCTAAGTGAACGACTCGAATTTCAGGCTAACATTGAAGATATCGAATTCGATCCTGTCGGAACGGACAAAATCGTCATTAATGAACGTACCGGAACAATTGTTGTAGGCACAGCCGTCACGCTGCTGCCAACAGCAATCGCGCATGGAAACCTTACAGTTGAGATCTCCGAACAGCCAGTAATTAGTCAGCCAAATGCCTTTGGGCAAGGCGAGACCGTGGTCGAAACTCAAAGCACCATTACGGTGGAGAATGCGGGTGAAGGCCTGAAAGAAATCGCAGGAGCCGCGTCGGCCGGCGAAGTCGCAAGAATGCTTAACTCACTCGGTGTCACTCCTCGTGACATGATTGCAATTTTCCAGGGACTAAAGGCAGCAGGCGCTCTTCGGGCAGAGCTGGTGATAATATGATAAACAATCTTTCTGGATTACCATACATTCCTGTCAGTGGCAAGGGGGCCGAATCTCAGTCTCGAACAGACCTGCAAAAAGCCGCAGAAGGGTTTGAAACGCTTTTCACGCATCAGCTCTTGCAAGAACTCCAGAAGGACCTGCAAGGTAACTCGATGTTTGGTGATGGCGTGGAAGGGAATACACTTGGTGCCATGGCAGAGTGGGAACTTGCCTCGCACATGGCAAAGTCCCTGGACCTGGGAATTCTCAGGCAATTGGAGCTGACAATGACAGCGGAAGGAAAAGCAAATGAGTCCTGAAGCCCACGAATTCGTTCGCGAACTCGGATGTTTGAAAATTCACATTCAGAGACTCGAACAAAAATTGCGAAGAAATGAACTTTCCGGTATCGAAAGCGAAGCCGCTGAAGTTGAATCAACTCTTGTCAAACTGCTTCGATCTCAAAGAATGCTCCCGCGGATCGAACAGCAGCAAATGAGACGAAGATTTGTCAATATTCGGCAAGACGCTCTTCGAACACTCGAGATTTCCAGGCGCATCCTGGATGAAAGTGTGAAGGCCACCGTTGAGCTTATTGAAAACATTGAGGCGAGCTGTAATTATGACGGCCGGCGAGGAGGCCACTCAGTGATTATCGACCGAAAGGCCTGACTATGAGTACTTTATCAAACATACTCGAACAGGGACGCCGTGCGGTACAAGTACAGCAGCTTGTCATGCAGGTAATCGGTCACAATACAACCAATGCTGGGACCGTCGGCTATTCCCGC
This region of bacterium genomic DNA includes:
- the flgF gene encoding flagellar basal-body rod protein FlgF, coding for MIKGIYNSGAAMRAGILRQDVTANNLANTSTTGFKQQRFALEQEVDGRNVGETRNLLQAVKAAGYVNFSPGPLEATESPLDFALQGPGFFALADDNGVQFTRNGRFDRNSEGLLVDADGRRVQGSGGDITIPPGVITLSDDGTISVDGAAIDKLRIVEFQNPQALTKSGNNLFRDELAEAGEIEVARTSVMQGFLEQSNVDAVREMVEMIANSRHYEASSRLMTVQDQTLNHVVNDIGRV
- the flgG gene encoding flagellar basal-body rod protein FlgG; translation: MIKALYTSASGMHAQQKNLDNTASNISNANTTAYKRSRIEFQDLIYENVRIPAPTDQGTSLPVPLQIGGGTRVVASVKNFEMGSPQETGNPLDLMIRGDGFFQVLLPNGTLGFTRDGAWKMTSEGQVVNAQGLPMEPPINIPSDATSILVSPEGRVSVMTQGNTEPSEIGQIELARFVNPAGLLNDGGNIYTQTVSSGDPLTATPGTDGTGTLEQGYLESSNVKIVNEMINLITAQRGYELNSRAIRTADDMISIATQLKR
- the flgA gene encoding flagellar basal body P-ring formation protein FlgA; amino-acid sequence: MNAAAQDFVKLEQIIASTWLPHDVTCKWEPMFGDPAVLNSLKNIEVIGSLDDFANGLLSITFKGTDNQGREQRIILKGRARIFGQAYSVAERVKASGEVKSENITQVNCEWSNLRAATLLDRNAIAGKFAVRPLVPGRPILANDLRSRPLIRSGDSVTVICERGGVTVKVEGTAMRDGGEGETIPVRVPELEQNRLEGVVQNDATILWIP
- a CDS encoding flagellar basal body L-ring protein FlgH, which gives rise to MMQRYFGYLSLLLMPLHLLAGNGGNRIAPSLYSDYVARNVGDQLTVLIIENSLASASARTNTKGEYDAEVSAGGTGALDFIPLLAGDGSSKSEHKGTGTTARQGTLRASLVTRVVEVLPNGDLRIEGEKSVVINGERQLTILSGTVRRQDITPQNTITSDLIGDAEISYKGKGVLANTERPGIIARIFDWIF
- a CDS encoding flagellar basal body P-ring protein FlgI, producing the protein MRWPVIYLVLCSTIAFAGVRIGDVTNYPNSTPVTLTGYGLIIGLAGTGDGSKSTFTPQTFASMLKQFGIEVSPGELKLKNVAAVMVTCEIPAGSRRGARLDALVSSLGDATSLQGGTLLRTVLNDPWGEPVAEVQGPVSIGGFNFETGGNRVSRNHAVAGRIPNGAVLFGDGPQLPAPADSFILVLEQPDLRTAVDVTRAINAAYSSTARTEDPATIVVSVPSEYTNLSERLEFQANIEDIEFDPVGTDKIVINERTGTIVVGTAVTLLPTAIAHGNLTVEISEQPVISQPNAFGQGETVVETQSTITVENAGEGLKEIAGAASAGEVARMLNSLGVTPRDMIAIFQGLKAAGALRAELVII